A single window of Candidatus Chlorobium masyuteum DNA harbors:
- the arsA gene encoding arsenical pump-driving ATPase produces MKFLDHPPRFLLFTGKGGVGKTSIACASAIKLAESGQRVLLVSTDPASNVGQVFGITIGNRVTPVTAVANLYALEIDPQASAAEYRERIIGPVRGLLPESVLNTIDEQLSGACTTEIAAFDEFTSLLTDRALSLDYDHIVFDTAPTGHTIRMLQLPGAWSGFLEEAKGDASCLGPLAGLAKQRTQYKEAVDALADPLRTRMVLVSRAQQAAIGEVARTCDELSAIGISQHYLVLNGILPEGEAAKDELANAIVMREQAALSAMPERLKALPTDQIALKPFNMVGLVALCNLFNEPLVQLQDSAKEHATFTAPPLSVLVDKIADDGHGLIMFMGKGGVGKTTLAAALAVELAHRGLAVHLSTSDPAAHLIETVTGPLENLEVSRIDPKIEIERYRREVLDSKGKGLDSEGRAMLEEDLRSPCTEEIAVFKAFSRIIGEADKKFVVMDTAPTGHTLLLLDATGAYHREFTRQAGHSKEQNITPMMQMQDRNQTKVLIVTLAETTPVLEAANLQEDLRRASIEPWAWIINNSVAAAVTHSPLLRERAEKELTEIEAVAQQHAQRYAVVPLLTKEPVGEERLRALTRSESRTLAE; encoded by the coding sequence ATGAAATTTCTTGATCATCCCCCCCGCTTCCTCCTCTTCACCGGAAAAGGCGGGGTTGGAAAAACCTCGATTGCCTGCGCATCGGCGATCAAGCTTGCGGAATCCGGCCAACGGGTACTGCTTGTGAGCACCGACCCGGCCTCGAACGTCGGGCAGGTGTTCGGTATCACCATCGGCAACCGGGTCACCCCCGTCACGGCGGTTGCCAATCTCTACGCTCTGGAAATTGACCCTCAGGCATCGGCAGCGGAGTATCGGGAACGCATCATAGGGCCGGTTCGGGGGCTGCTCCCTGAGAGCGTGCTCAACACCATCGATGAGCAGCTTTCCGGAGCCTGCACAACCGAGATAGCAGCATTCGATGAGTTCACCTCCCTTTTGACCGACCGGGCGCTCTCTCTTGACTACGACCACATCGTTTTTGACACCGCACCAACCGGCCACACCATCCGGATGCTCCAGCTTCCCGGTGCCTGGAGCGGCTTTCTTGAAGAGGCAAAAGGGGATGCTTCATGCCTCGGCCCGCTGGCCGGGCTTGCAAAGCAGCGCACGCAGTACAAAGAGGCCGTTGACGCACTCGCCGACCCCCTGCGAACCCGCATGGTTCTCGTCTCCCGGGCCCAGCAGGCAGCCATTGGTGAAGTTGCAAGAACCTGCGATGAGCTTTCGGCAATCGGCATCTCGCAGCACTATCTCGTCCTGAATGGCATACTGCCTGAAGGTGAGGCAGCAAAAGACGAACTTGCAAACGCAATCGTCATGAGAGAACAGGCCGCATTAAGTGCTATGCCTGAACGGCTCAAAGCCCTGCCAACAGATCAGATAGCGCTCAAGCCGTTCAATATGGTCGGGCTTGTCGCGCTCTGCAACCTCTTCAACGAGCCGCTCGTTCAACTCCAGGATTCGGCAAAAGAGCACGCCACCTTCACCGCACCACCTCTTTCGGTGCTTGTTGATAAAATTGCTGACGACGGTCACGGCCTCATTATGTTCATGGGCAAAGGCGGTGTCGGCAAAACAACCCTGGCCGCTGCCCTCGCCGTTGAACTGGCTCATCGGGGTCTTGCGGTACACCTCTCCACCTCCGATCCGGCAGCTCATCTCATCGAGACCGTTACCGGTCCACTCGAAAATCTCGAGGTGAGCCGCATTGACCCGAAAATTGAAATCGAGCGTTACCGCCGTGAAGTGCTTGATTCCAAAGGAAAAGGGCTTGACAGCGAAGGACGGGCAATGCTTGAAGAGGATTTGCGATCACCCTGCACCGAAGAGATTGCCGTCTTCAAGGCATTCTCCCGAATCATCGGAGAGGCTGACAAAAAATTCGTCGTAATGGACACTGCCCCGACCGGCCACACCCTCCTGCTGCTCGATGCAACGGGAGCCTATCACCGTGAATTCACCCGTCAGGCAGGTCACAGTAAAGAACAGAATATCACGCCAATGATGCAGATGCAGGACCGGAATCAGACAAAGGTTCTGATCGTAACCCTTGCTGAAACCACGCCCGTACTTGAAGCAGCCAACCTGCAGGAGGATTTGCGGCGGGCCTCAATTGAACCATGGGCATGGATTATCAACAACAGTGTAGCTGCAGCTGTGACACACTCCCCTCTTTTGAGAGAACGCGCAGAGAAAGAGCTGACTGAAATTGAAGCTGTAGCTCAACAACATGCGCAAAGATA
- the arsD gene encoding arsenite efflux transporter metallochaperone ArsD codes for MKGIQVFDPALCCSSGVCGSDVDQALVNFAADVDWAKQNGIVVERFNLAKEPLSFAENPVVKAFLADAGHEALPLILVDGKLVLAGRYPNRSELSSWAGHTPPEEKSCCSGTCCG; via the coding sequence ATGAAAGGTATTCAGGTTTTTGATCCGGCGCTTTGCTGCAGCTCGGGGGTGTGCGGCAGTGATGTCGATCAGGCACTGGTCAACTTTGCTGCTGATGTGGATTGGGCAAAACAGAACGGCATTGTCGTCGAGCGATTCAATCTGGCCAAGGAGCCGCTCTCCTTTGCAGAAAACCCTGTTGTCAAGGCATTCCTTGCCGATGCAGGGCATGAAGCGCTTCCGCTGATTCTTGTTGATGGCAAGCTTGTTCTGGCTGGCCGCTACCCCAATCGCTCGGAACTTTCCAGCTGGGCAGGCCACACGCCGCCCGAAGAAAAGTCGTGTTGTTCAGGAACGTGCTGCGGCTAA